Proteins from a genomic interval of Denticeps clupeoides chromosome 20, fDenClu1.1, whole genome shotgun sequence:
- the bloc1s4 gene encoding biogenesis of lysosome-related organelles complex 1 subunit 4 produces the protein MDLRLDRAGALSPLEESSAEVSRDSGIVSQSASSLSMVSDAASGGSVSRSPSFAAAAAAASRSPSVDAAEPRPDPNPEQDVDEEVLRRTAGAYSSYVLPSARDEIVSLEKSLEEMLTRVDEFVGMLDMIRHDTSQVVNENLPQIHRKSEEMRQIYRKIDKLEYFVKMVDGNVHAMEEQVTQAEGEAGTLPGAFKKIFRTMSVPGFLNKPASPKRTHHHSQELPTVFRTDDYFTSNADA, from the exons ATGGATCTCCGGCTCGACAGGGCGGGCGCGCTGTCGCCGCTGGAGGAGTCCAGCGCGGAGGTGAGCCGGGACAGTGGCATCGTGTCGCAGAGCGCCAGCAGCCTCTCCATGGTGAGCGACGCCGCGAGTGGCGGCTCCGTGTCCCGCAGCCCGAGCttcgcggcggcggcggctgcggcgTCGCGCAGTCCGAGCGTGGACGCGGCGGAGCCCCGGCCGGACCCGAACCCGGAGCAGGACGTGGACGAGGAGGTGCTGCGGCGCACCGCCGGGGCTTATTCTTCATACGTCTTGCCCAGCGCCCGCGACGAG ATTGTCAGCTTGGAGAAGAGTTTGGAGGAAATGCTTACAAGGGTGGATGAGTTTGTGGGAATGCTAGACATG ATTCGGCATGACACCTCCCAAGTTGTCAATGAAAACCTACCTCAGATTCACCGAAAATCTGAAGAAATGAGACAAATATACAGGAAAATTGACAAGCTGGAA tattttgtGAAGATGGTTGATGGCAACGTACATGCGATGGAGGAGCAGGTGACACAAGCTGAAGGCGAAGCTGGGACATTGCCAGGCGCCTTCAAGAAAATCTTCAGGACCATGAGCGTCCCAGGGTTTTTAAAC AAGCCAGCAAGTCCAAAAAGGACCCACCACCACAGTCAAGAGCTTCCTACCGTGTTTCGGACGGACGACTACTTCACCTCCAATGCAGATGCCTGA
- the pard6gb gene encoding par-6 family cell polarity regulator gamma b, whose product MNRSFNKSQPLRFLERSAVEVKSKYGAEFRRFSVDRLKPGKFEEFYKLVTHVHRLASMEILIGYADIHGDLLPINNDENFSKAVSTAHPLLRIFIQRQEEVDYNNFGTNTLTRRKKAVVNLRNDINRKRPQIHIGMPQDFRPVSSIIDVDILPESHRRVRLYRHGSEKPLGFYIRDGTSVRVTPHGLEKVPGIFISRMVPGGLAESTGLLAVNDEVLEVNGIEVTGKTLDQVTDMMIANSHNLIVTVKPVNQRNNVVRSSRMSGSSGQSSDSSGSTGYPTLPGNAPAAASISHSFGPDDLESDEESDIVIESSIKRLSRHSNASVASAASRSQAQPLVPASAPPVPPSPQTRPHSIVSTASFHTQPSLNGTGHAGLSYKLHRDLNPHHTSNPAIRESNGSLHKILSTLRTDQRHSLALPKGGVEEDGTVITL is encoded by the exons ATGAATCGGAGTTTTAATAAGTCGCAGCCCCTGCGGTTCTTGGAGCGCAGCGCGGTCGAAGTGAAGAGCAAG TATGGGGCCGAATTCCGCCGCTTCTCTGTGGACCGCCTCAAGCCCGGCAAGTTCGAGGAGTTCTACAAGCTCGTCACCCACGTCCACCGCCTGGCCAGCATGGAGATCCTGATCGGCTACGCCGACATCCACGGCGACCTGCTGCCCATCAACAACGACGAGAACTTCAGCAAGGCCGTGTCCACGGCCCACCCCCTGCTCAGGATCTTCATACAGAGACAAG AGGAGGTCGATTACAACAACTTTGGTACAAACACACTGACGAGGAGAAAGAAGGCGGTCGTGAACCTGCGCAACGACATCAACCGCAAGCGGCCACAGATCCACATCGGCATGCCGCAGGACTTCCGTCCCGTGTCCTCCATCATCGACGTGGACATCCTGCCCGAGTCGCACAGGCGCGTGCGTCTGTACCGCCACGGTTCGGAGAAGCCGCTGGGTTTCTACATCCGCGACGGGACCAGCGTGCGGGTCACGCCCCACGGCCTGGAGAAGGTGCCGGGGATCTTCATCTCGCGCATGGTGCCGGGCGGCCTGGCGGAGAGCACGGGCCTGCTGGCCGTCAACGACGAAGTGCTCGAGGTGAACGGCATCGAGGTGACGGGCAAAACGCTGGACCAAGTGACGGACATGATGATCGCCAACAGCCACAACCTGATCGTGACGGTGAAGCCGGTGAACCAGCGCAACAACGTGGTGCGCAGCAGCCGGATGTCCGGCAGCTCCGGACAGTCGTCGGACAGCAGCGGTTCCACGGGCTACCCCACGCTGCCCGGCAACGCGCCCGCCGCCGCCTCCATCTCGCACAGCTTCGGCCCCGACGATCTGGAGAGCGACGAGGAGTCGGACATTGTCATCGAGAGCAGCATAAAGCGCCTGTCGCGTCACTCCAACGCGTCGGTGGCCTCGGCGGCGTCTCGTTCCCAGGCTCAGCCGCTCGTCCCGGCCTCGGCCCCGCCGGTCCCCCCGAGCCCTCAGACGCGGCCCCACTCCATCGTGTCCACCGCCTCGTTCCACACCCAGCCCAGCCTGAACGGCACGGGCCACGCCGGCCTGAGCTACAAACTGCACAGGGACCTGAACCCGCATCACACCAGCAATCCCGCCATACGGGAAAGCAACGGCAGCCTGCATAAAATCCTCAGCACGCTGAGAACGGACCAGCGCCACAGCCTGGCGCTGCCCAAAGGGGGCGTGGAGGAGGACGGCACGGTCATCACCTTATAA